In Erythrobacter sp. KY5, the DNA window CCCCAATATGGCGGCGGCGGCGTGGTACCACGGCAAGGTCGAAGCGCCCTCGGTCGAAGCGATTGCGCAGCAAGCGCGCGAATTTGCCATCGGCCCGTTCGCAACCGCGCTTCTGAAAGGGCAGGACTTGCCCGATGCCGAGCGCGCGGCTGTCCGCGCCGAGCTTTCGCGCCTGACCGGCCTTTCGGAGCAATATCTCGATCAGGCGAACCTGCGCGTCACGGCGCAGCGTTTCTACAAGGAGCTTTTGCGCGACAGGGGCCTCACTATCGGAAGGCTCGATGCGCGCTACACAGGCGTCGATTACGACAATGCGGGCGAAACGCCCGACAGCGATCCCAGCTTCTACGGCATCGACGCTGGCTACACGGCGGCTGTGAACCAGTGGCTGCGCGAAGGGCTCGGCTTCAAGACGGATCGGGAATACCAGTCTATCGGCAGCCTCGGTGCGCAATGGGACTGGTCGCTCCAGGGGCGCGGGCGCAACGCCTATCTCAATGTCGCTCCGTTCATCGGGCGCGCGATGCGGCAGAACTCGCAGCTGCGTGTATTCAATGCGCAAGGGTGGTACGACTTTGCGACGCCGTTCTTCGGGGCGGAGTATTCGCTCAACCGGTTTGGCATTCCGCAGGATCGGATCACCTACACCTATTATGACGCAGGCCACATGATGTATGTCCGCGACGAGGACCGCCGTCAGCTTTCCGCCGATTTGCGCGAGTTTATCACCGCGCGATGAGGATGATTGCACTGGCGTCCGTACTGGCGCTTGCCGCATGCAAGCCGCCGCCGACCGATGCCGACATGACCCGCGACATGCCGGCGGCGGAGCCGACATTCGCCTCCGAACCGCTCCCCTCGCCCGAGACCGAAGGGGCGATGTGGGCGCGCTCGCAGAAGAATGTACAGCGGCTGGTCTACGGCATACCGGGCGAGCCTGCGCTGGTGACGCTCGAATGCCGCGATCAGGATGGTTCTGTCCCCGAGCTTCAGATTACCCGCATATCGCCCGCCGATGAAGGCGCGGGCGCAATGCTAGCGCTGGTCGGAAACGGACATATCGGACGCATGGCAGTCGATGCGCGCGAGGTAAACGGGCGGCTGATGTGGCAGGGAGAGCGCCTTGCCGCCGATCTGGTGTGGGAACCGCTCGCCGGGCCGCGCGCGCTTGGATTGACTGTACCGGGAGCTGGCCGGGTCGAGTTGAACCCAAGCGATCTTCCCGGCGAGTTTATCGAGGACTGCCGGGAAAGTTAGCGCGACCGCTCAGCCCGCTCTGTCAGCATGTCGGGAGTGAGAACCTGCGGCAATTGTTCGGCGTCCGCTCCCGGTTCGTACCACAGGTATAGCGGCACGCCCGCCGCGCCCTGCTCGCCCAGAAAGCCGGTGATTTCCTCATCACGCACAGTCCAATCACCGACAATCGCGATCACGCCCGCCTGCTCGAAAGCGTCGGCGGTGACTTCGCGTTCGATCGCGACGCTTTCGTTGACCTTGCAGGTGACGCACCAGTCTGCGGTGAACCATACGAAAACCGGCTGGCCGCTGGCGCGCGCTTCGGCAAGCGCCTCACGGCTGAATTCCTGTGGGGAGAGGAGCGAGGCGGCAAGATCGCGGCTTGGCGGGGCGTAGCCGCTTGGCAGGGCGAAAGCGCCGAAGATGAGGAACGGCGCGGCGACAAGCCCGAATGCAGGCCACGCCATCTTGCCCGCCTGCTGCAAACGCCCGACCACGAACAGCGCAAGCACGATCCCGAACAGCATGATGAGCGCGAACAGCGCAAAGCCGCGCCCGCCAAGCTGCGCCGTGAGCCAGATGAGCGCGAGCGCGGTGAGGCCCATGGGGATCGCCATCAGGCGGCGGAACCGGTCCATCCATGCGCCGGGCTTGGGCAGCATCCGGCGCAAGGCAGGGACGAACCCGATGGCGAGGAATGGCAACGCCAACCCCAGCCCAAGCGTGGCGAACAGCACGAGCGCGAGTGGCGTCGGCAACAGCAGCGCAGCACCCAACGCCGCAGCCATGAACGGCCCGGTGCACGGCGTCGCTGCGATTGCGGCAAGCAGCCCGGTCGCAAAGGCGCTGCGCCCTGCTCCGTTACCGGTGTCGATACTGGGCAGCTCGAAGATGCCTGCAAAGTTCATCGTGATGACGGTGGCAAGCACCAGCAAGGCGATGACGACGCTCGGCTCCTGCAACTGAAACGCCCAGCCCACCTGCTCTCCTGCCGCGCGCAGAGCCAGCATGATGCCGCCAAGCGCCACGCAGGCAATCACCACGCCAGCGGTGTAGGCAATACCTTCGGCCCGCGCCTCGGCCTCGCTCCCGCCGGCGCGCGCAAGGCTCAGGGCCTTGAGGCTCAGGATCGGGAAGACACAAGGCATGATGTTGAGGATGAGCCCGCCCACCAGTGCGCCAAGGATCAGGGTCCAGAGCGCAGGCGCATTGACGCCCATCTGCGCGCCGATTGACGGCAGGCCTTGCGGCACCTCGCCCGGTTCCGCGGTGAAACGAACGCCCGTTTCCTTGTCGAATGCGAGAATGCCGGACACGCTCTGAGCTTCGCCTGAGCCGAAAGGATCCAGCGGTATCTCCGCGACCAGCATATCGCCTTCGCGGTAGAGCGCCTGTGCGGGTGGGTACTGGACCAGCCGCGCCTCGGCGATGAAGACATGCGGCTCAGCCAAAGCCACGCTCTCGGGGATCGGAATGGCGAGGCGCAGCATGTCGCCCGCGATCTCGAACTGCGCGCTCGCATCGAGAAGCGGCGCAATTTCGGCCCGCCAGCGCGCAAAATCGCCGCCCTGCCCTGCACTCAGCGCAGCGTCCTGCGGCACGCAAAGGACATCGGTGCAGGCGAGATACTCGGCATAGCCGGTGACATTCGGCAGCCCTTCGATTGCCGTGCCATCAGGCACGCTGACCGGCACCAGCACCGTGTAAGGCCCCTTGTAGATGTGGTTCATCAGGCTCTGCGTCGGCAGCTCCTGAATGAACCGTTCGGGCACGGGATACAGCGCCTCGCCCATCTCCCAGCCCTCTGGCAGGTTGGGCCGCAAGACCATCCCCAGCCCCGCATCTCCGGGATTGGACCAATAGCCGTGCCACTCATCACTCGTCGGGGTGAAACGCAGCGCGAGCATCCATTCCTCGCCCGCGCGCGGCATGCCATCGGCGACCAGCTGCACCGCGATGTTATCATCGCCATAACGGACGCGCGGTTCGCTCTCCGCCTCCTGCGCAGCCGCACCGCTCGCCAGCAAAAGCGCGGCGAACAGCCCGATCAACCATGCAGGAAGCGCAAAGCGCGGTGCAGCGAACAATATTGCCTCGTCTCGTTTCGTCAGCGTAAGCGGCCTTAACCGGCGAAGATAATCTTCGCAAAGGCCGCGTGAAGGGTTACGAGGGTTCGCATGACGACCAAAGCAGAATTCGATACCGCCGATCTCCTGATCCTCGGCGGGGGTCTTGTGGGCATGACGCTGGCGCTGGCCGCTGCAAAACAGGGCATGACCAGCCATGTCATCGACCGCGCCGACCCGGCCGAGCTCACTGCCGAGGGCTTCGACGACCGCGCCACCGCGATCTCGACCGCAAGCTGGCACCTGTTCCGCAATATCGGGATCGCAGACGGGCTCGAACCCTTCGCCTGCGACATCGCCAGCATTGCCGTCACCGACCAGAACCGCCCCGGTCGTCTCGACTTCACACCTGAGCCGCATGAGGGGACGCTGGGCCGCATGTTCCCCAATCGCCGCCTGCGCCTTGCCCTGTTCGAAGCCGCTGCGGACGAGCCGAACATCAACTGGGTTTCCAAGGCCGAAATCGTCGAGCGTCAGCGCAGCGAATTCGGTGTTGCCGCCGTGCTGGCAGATGGCCGCAAGCTGAAAGGCCGGCTCATGGTCGCCGCCGAAGGGCGCGGATCGCCGACCCGCGACGAGGCAGGCATCACCATTGCCAAGTGGGACTACCACCACCGCGCCATCATCGCCGGGCTCACCCATTCCAAACCGCACGACAATGTTGCGTGGGAAATCTTCTACCCCGCAGGGCCCTTCGCGCTTCTGCCAATGAATGACGATGCCGACGGCACGCATCGCTCTTCGCTGGTGTGGACTGTTTCGGAAGAGGACGGCAAGGCAGTGACCAAGCTCGGCGACCGCGCGTTCATGGCCGAAGTGCAAAAGCGCATGGGCGATATCCTCGGCGAGGTGACCAGCATCGGTGCGCGTTCAAGCTGGCCGCTCGGCTTTCACCATACCGCCAAGATAACCGACGAGCGGCTCGCGCTGATCGGGGATGCAGCGCACGGTATCCACCCGATTGCAGGCCAAGGCCTTAACCTTGGCCTTCGCGATGTAGGCGCCTTGGTAGAGGTTCTTGCAGAGGGCGCTCGCATCGGGCTCGATCCGGGCGATGCGCAGCTGTTGAAGCGCTATGAGACGTGGCGCGGGCTCGACAGCTTCATGGTCGCGCTCGCCACCGACGGGCTCACCCGCCTGTTCGGCGTACCCGGCAAAACGGCTAGCGCTGTGCGCCGGATCGGCATGGCAGCGGTTCAGCGCACGCCTGTGCTCAAGACCTTCTTCATGGACGAAGCGCGCGGTGTCTCGGGCGACTTGCCTGAACTGCTGAAGGCCTGACGAAGCTGCTTGGAAGTCAGCGATTACACGCGCCACCGTCTACTTACCCAAGACCCAACCCACAAAGCGTGTCCAAGGGTCATATGCGAAGAAGGTTGCCCAAGCAAAAGCGTTCATCGAGAGCAAAACGATGCCGGACTCCCAATCAAGATCTTCGGTCAAAATGCTGTCGCCAAAAATGAACTGCGAGACCATCGCAGCCAAAGTAAAGATCGTTACGAGCGACGCGACAAGGCCGAGCCAAGTTCGCGAGTTCGAGTGAAAGAAACTCATTGCGGACCCCTATCTCGCACCATTCAGACCGAGCGACTATGCCTATGCGCTAGTCGTCGCCCGTCTGATCAACAGGGCTTGGTTGGCGCACGACATTGCCTGCTCCATCGCGAAGACCGCTTTGGTCAAGGACGGCAGCGGTCTCGATCACTTCCAACGCCTGCATAGCGTCGCGAAAACGCTCGGCATCGGCAATCCAGCTTTCGGCCTGCTCGGCGCCCGGCATGCCGCGGATCTCATCGATTGCGTTCTGGTAGCGCCCTTGTTCGAGCGCGATGCGCGCACGGTCCAGCCGGCGTTCCGGCTGTGACGACGGAGTGCTCTCGCGGCGGATCACGAAAAGCTGGCTCATCTCGCGCTGCATGCGTTCCCAGCTGATGCCCTCATCGCGCTCGACCAGTTGCGGACCAAGGCCATCGAGACGCGCGGTGAGGTTGTCGTAGCGGATCGGGTTGCGCGCAAAGGTGATGATCGTGTTGACCGCGTTGGGCCATTGATCTGAGAAACGTAGGCGCAGCTGGTCGGCGAGATAGCCCAGTTCCGCCCCACGCTCGACCGCGCGGCGGGTGGCAAAGGCGATCAGAAGTCCTTCGGCGCGCGCCGCGTTACCCGCAGCCGCCTGTGCCTGAAGATCAAGCCGCGCGAGCCGCTGTTCGGCGGCGGCAAGCCGCTGGTCGAGGCCGCCCTGCTGCTCGGCAACGTTGCGAACGGCCTCCGCTGCGCCTTCGGTGTCGCCCTCTTCCAGGGCTGCGACTGCGTCAGCGATTGGGCTCGGCGAAGGGCTCGCAGGCGTTGTCGGCGTGGGCGACGGGTCGCCCGCAATCGGTGTCGCGCCGGGAAGCTCCGGCGGGACTTCGGCAGCCGCAATCGGCTGCTCTTCTGGTGTCAGATTGTACCAAACCACATACCCCACCAGCGCTCCGCCGACGAGGAATGAAGCAAACGCAGCCAGCGCAAACCGCCCGGTAGAGGCGGGCTTTCTGCGGCTGCCATATTTCGATGCCATCGAATATCCGTCTATAATGACCCAAGAGGCCGGAGTTTTCTCCGTACCGGGACGATCCGCTTGCCTATATGCACGTCTCGCGGACCAATTCCAACAATGCGGTGTCATTGGGCGCGGGCGAGACGTGGATAGATTGCCAGCCGGTTCCGGCAGCTTCGGCGATGCGCGGGCCGAGAACGGCAAGCTTAATGCGCGAGCGTTGAAGTGCAAGGCGCCGGGTTTCGCTATCGAAGCGTTCGGCTGCGACGGCGGAGTGAAGCAGCACCGTCAGGCCAAGCTGGTCGAGCGCGCGTAAGGGTTCAGGCAATTCGAGCGGCACGCTCTCATAAGCGATACGGGTCACGATCTCGACGCCATCTGGAGCAGTTAGCGGAACGTGTTTCTCACCCGCGATTCGCAGGAAGCGGGTGGGCTTGGTGACAGCATCGAGAACGTTCTGAAGACCGCCTGTGCCGACATTCGCAATCTCGAATCCAGCCTCTTGCGCCGCCTCAGCAGTGGTCTGCCCTACTGCGTGAACGGGCTTGTTCGTGATGGAACTGAGCGCATCGCCCCCATGCCGGATCGCATTGGCGCTACCGATGAGGATGGCATCGAAACTTGAGGAATCAGGGCAATCCCATTCGCGCGGCCGCACTTCAAACAGCGGGTATCCTATCATGTTCAGGCCCAGCTGCTTGCCTGCCTCCATTGTCGCGGCAAGCCCCGGTTCGGGCCGCACGGCAAGAACGAAACCGGACATGGAGTGCGCTTACCCTTCGCCGCCGAAATGCTCGGCGATGGCGGGGGTGGCGCGGTGGAGCAGGTCTGCGGCGAGCGCATGGACAGGAGCATGATCGCCAGCACTGAAACTCGCTTCGCCATCGACCCGCTCGGAGCCATCCGGGCTGAACAAGGCGGCGCGCATGGTCAGTTCGCCCGCATCGCCGCTGCAAAGGACAGCCACCGGCGAGTGGCACGTACCGCCAAGCTTGGCGAGCAATGCGCGTTCCGCTTCAAGCTCTGCTCGGGTCGCTGTGTGGTCGATTGCAGCCAGCAATTCGCCTGCCACCTCATCGTCTGCACGGCATTCGAGAGCGATCACCCCTTGCGCTGCTGCCGGTATCCAGTCGCCCGTTTCAAGCGGTGCGCCGACTTCGCTCTGGCCCAAACGTTCAAGACCGGCCGCCGCAAGAAAAGTCACGTCCGCCTCGCCCGCTTCAAGCTTGCCGAGCCGTGTCGCGACATTGCCGCGGAATGTCACGACCTTGCAGTCGGGCCGAAGATTGAGGAGCTGCGAGGCGCGGCGCGGTGCGCTTGTCCCGACGGTCGCGCCACGGGGAATATCGGCGATGCTGGCCGCTCCCACCAACGCATCGCGGCGGTCAGCGCGCGGCAGGAAGGCGGCAAAGCGAAAGGCGTCGGGACGGATCGTCTCCACGTCCTTTGCCGAATGAACCGCCACGTCGATCTTGCCCTCTGCAAGCCACGCATCGAGTTCCTTGGTCCACAGTGCCTTGCCTCCGATCTCGGCAAGCGGGCGGTCCAGCACCTTGTCGCCGCTGGCCACCACGGGGACCAGTTCGACCGCGTCCTCAGCCCAGCCGTGGGCCGCGCACAATCGCTCGCGCGTTTCGAACGCCTGCGCCATCGCGAGCGGTGAATTTCGTGTTCCCAGCTTGAGTTTTGGACGCAATTCACCCGCGCCCCTGGTCGTTTCTGTCACCAAAGTGTCTCCCGTCACGCTTGCTCTAGCCACGCGAGAGACTAGATGGAAGCGCAATGGGATCGACGCGCAACATTGTCCTCGGAATCGAATCGAGCTGTGACGAAACGGCAGTGGCGCTGGTCACGTCCGACCGCCGCATCCTCGCCGAACGCATCGCCAGCCAGGAGGCCGAGCACGCCCCCTATGGCGGCGTCGTGCCCGAAATCGCCGCGCGAGCTCATGCCGAAAGGCTTGCGCCGATGCTCGAAGGGGTGATGGCGGACGTTGGACTGACCTTGGACGATGTGGACGCGATTGCGGCGACCGCCGGGCCCGGCCTGATCGGCGGGGTGATGGTGGGCCTTGTCAGCGCAAAGGCGCTGGCGATGGCATCGGGCAAGCCGTTGATCGCAGTGAACCACCTCGAAGGGCACGCGCTGTCCCCCCGGCTCGCGGACGAGGCGCTGGGCTATCCTTATCTGTTGCTGCTCGTTTCCGGCGGTCATTGCCAGATCCTCAGCGTCGAGGGTGTCGGCGCATATCGCCGCCTCGCAACGACAATCGACGATGCGCTGGGCGAGGCATTCGACAAGACCGCCAAGATTCTCGGCCTCGGCTATCCCGGCGGGCCTGCGGTGGAGCGATTGGCGCTCGAAGGCGACGCAAAGGCAGTCCCACTGCCCCGCCCTATGAAGGGCTCGAAGGAGCCGCATTTCTCCTTTGCGGGGCTGAAAAGCGCCGTGCTGCGCGCTCACGAAAGCGGCGAGCATGAAGCGGCCGACATTGCCGCGAGCTTTCAGCAGGCGGCGATAGACTGCCTGATCGACCGGCTTGAAAAGGCGCTTGGCGCAGCGGGTGCGTACCCTGCTCTGGTTGTCGCCGGAGGCGTTGCCGCGAATGAGGCGGTGCGCGGTGCGCTGGAGGAGCTCGCCTCGCGCCGCTCCATGCGCTTCGTCGCGCCGCCGCTCAAATTGTGCACCGACAATGCAGCGATGATCGCATGGGCCGGGTGCGAGCGGCTTGCGAAGGATCCTGATTTCAAGGGCGACCCTCTCGACCTTAAGGCGCGCCCGCGATGGCCGCTTGATCCGGAGGCCGATAAGGTGCGCGGTGCGGGAGTGAAGGCATGAGCACATCCATCGGTGTCATCGGTGCAGGCGCCTGGGGAACTGCCCTTGCGCAAATGCTCGCCAGCGATGGGCGCGAGGTCCTGCTCTGGGCTTACGAAAGCGAAGTCGTCGACGCGATCAACACCTCGCGCCGCAACCCGCAATTCCTGCCGAGCGCGCAGCTTGCCGACACGATCCGCGCGACCGGCGACCTTGTCGAATTCGCAGCCATCGACACTGCACTGGTCGTCACGCCCGCGCAGCTTTTAGGCAAGGTGCTGTCGGGGCTGACACAGGCCCCGCGCGACCTCGTTCTGTGCTCAAAAGGGATCGAGGCGGGCACCGGACGCCTGATGAACGATGTCGCGCGCGAGGCCGCTCCCGGCAGCGAAATCGCCGTCCTTTCCGGACCGACCTTCGCGCATGAGGTTGCCGCCGGTCTTCCTACCGCCGTAACGCTCGCCTGTGAGGGCGGGCGCGAGCAGTGGGAGCGCCTGTCGCCCGCCATCGCGCGCACAGCCTTCCGCCCCTATTATTCCGACGACGTCACCGGCGCAGAAATCGGGGGTTCGATCAAGAACGTCCTCGCCATCGCCTGCGGCGTGGTCGAAGGGCTTGAGCTTGGCCAGAACGCGCGCGCTGCGCTCATCGCGCGCGGCTATGCCGAAATGCTGCGGTTTGGCGAGCATATGGGAGCGCAGGCCGAGACGCTGGCTGGTCTGTGCGGTCTGGGCGATCTGGTGCTCACCTGCTCATCGACCTCCAGCCGCAATTTCTCGCTCGGCAAGGCGCTCGGCGAAGGGGAAAAGGCCGCCGACCTGATGGCCGACCGCACCACCGTTGCCGAGGGCGCGCACACCGCGCCGGTCCTCGCCAGCCTTGCGAGCGAGCGCGATATCGCGATGCCGATCGTCATCGCGGTCAACGCAATCCTTGACGGCGCATTGCCCAAGGCCGTTGTCGCCGAATTGCTCTCCCGGCCCCTGCGCGCCGAAACACCGTCCGATCAGGGCGACGTCGAGTGACCACACCCACGGACAAA includes these proteins:
- a CDS encoding protein-disulfide reductase DsbD, with amino-acid sequence MFAAPRFALPAWLIGLFAALLLASGAAAQEAESEPRVRYGDDNIAVQLVADGMPRAGEEWMLALRFTPTSDEWHGYWSNPGDAGLGMVLRPNLPEGWEMGEALYPVPERFIQELPTQSLMNHIYKGPYTVLVPVSVPDGTAIEGLPNVTGYAEYLACTDVLCVPQDAALSAGQGGDFARWRAEIAPLLDASAQFEIAGDMLRLAIPIPESVALAEPHVFIAEARLVQYPPAQALYREGDMLVAEIPLDPFGSGEAQSVSGILAFDKETGVRFTAEPGEVPQGLPSIGAQMGVNAPALWTLILGALVGGLILNIMPCVFPILSLKALSLARAGGSEAEARAEGIAYTAGVVIACVALGGIMLALRAAGEQVGWAFQLQEPSVVIALLVLATVITMNFAGIFELPSIDTGNGAGRSAFATGLLAAIAATPCTGPFMAAALGAALLLPTPLALVLFATLGLGLALPFLAIGFVPALRRMLPKPGAWMDRFRRLMAIPMGLTALALIWLTAQLGGRGFALFALIMLFGIVLALFVVGRLQQAGKMAWPAFGLVAAPFLIFGAFALPSGYAPPSRDLAASLLSPQEFSREALAEARASGQPVFVWFTADWCVTCKVNESVAIEREVTADAFEQAGVIAIVGDWTVRDEEITGFLGEQGAAGVPLYLWYEPGADAEQLPQVLTPDMLTERAERSR
- a CDS encoding FAD-dependent monooxygenase, which translates into the protein MTTKAEFDTADLLILGGGLVGMTLALAAAKQGMTSHVIDRADPAELTAEGFDDRATAISTASWHLFRNIGIADGLEPFACDIASIAVTDQNRPGRLDFTPEPHEGTLGRMFPNRRLRLALFEAAADEPNINWVSKAEIVERQRSEFGVAAVLADGRKLKGRLMVAAEGRGSPTRDEAGITIAKWDYHHRAIIAGLTHSKPHDNVAWEIFYPAGPFALLPMNDDADGTHRSSLVWTVSEEDGKAVTKLGDRAFMAEVQKRMGDILGEVTSIGARSSWPLGFHHTAKITDERLALIGDAAHGIHPIAGQGLNLGLRDVGALVEVLAEGARIGLDPGDAQLLKRYETWRGLDSFMVALATDGLTRLFGVPGKTASAVRRIGMAAVQRTPVLKTFFMDEARGVSGDLPELLKA
- a CDS encoding uroporphyrinogen-III synthase, which gives rise to MSGFVLAVRPEPGLAATMEAGKQLGLNMIGYPLFEVRPREWDCPDSSSFDAILIGSANAIRHGGDALSSITNKPVHAVGQTTAEAAQEAGFEIANVGTGGLQNVLDAVTKPTRFLRIAGEKHVPLTAPDGVEIVTRIAYESVPLELPEPLRALDQLGLTVLLHSAVAAERFDSETRRLALQRSRIKLAVLGPRIAEAAGTGWQSIHVSPAPNDTALLELVRETCI
- the hemC gene encoding hydroxymethylbilane synthase — encoded protein: MRPKLKLGTRNSPLAMAQAFETRERLCAAHGWAEDAVELVPVVASGDKVLDRPLAEIGGKALWTKELDAWLAEGKIDVAVHSAKDVETIRPDAFRFAAFLPRADRRDALVGAASIADIPRGATVGTSAPRRASQLLNLRPDCKVVTFRGNVATRLGKLEAGEADVTFLAAAGLERLGQSEVGAPLETGDWIPAAAQGVIALECRADDEVAGELLAAIDHTATRAELEAERALLAKLGGTCHSPVAVLCSGDAGELTMRAALFSPDGSERVDGEASFSAGDHAPVHALAADLLHRATPAIAEHFGGEG
- the tsaD gene encoding tRNA (adenosine(37)-N6)-threonylcarbamoyltransferase complex transferase subunit TsaD, with amino-acid sequence MGSTRNIVLGIESSCDETAVALVTSDRRILAERIASQEAEHAPYGGVVPEIAARAHAERLAPMLEGVMADVGLTLDDVDAIAATAGPGLIGGVMVGLVSAKALAMASGKPLIAVNHLEGHALSPRLADEALGYPYLLLLVSGGHCQILSVEGVGAYRRLATTIDDALGEAFDKTAKILGLGYPGGPAVERLALEGDAKAVPLPRPMKGSKEPHFSFAGLKSAVLRAHESGEHEAADIAASFQQAAIDCLIDRLEKALGAAGAYPALVVAGGVAANEAVRGALEELASRRSMRFVAPPLKLCTDNAAMIAWAGCERLAKDPDFKGDPLDLKARPRWPLDPEADKVRGAGVKA
- a CDS encoding NAD(P)H-dependent glycerol-3-phosphate dehydrogenase, whose protein sequence is MSTSIGVIGAGAWGTALAQMLASDGREVLLWAYESEVVDAINTSRRNPQFLPSAQLADTIRATGDLVEFAAIDTALVVTPAQLLGKVLSGLTQAPRDLVLCSKGIEAGTGRLMNDVAREAAPGSEIAVLSGPTFAHEVAAGLPTAVTLACEGGREQWERLSPAIARTAFRPYYSDDVTGAEIGGSIKNVLAIACGVVEGLELGQNARAALIARGYAEMLRFGEHMGAQAETLAGLCGLGDLVLTCSSTSSRNFSLGKALGEGEKAADLMADRTTVAEGAHTAPVLASLASERDIAMPIVIAVNAILDGALPKAVVAELLSRPLRAETPSDQGDVE